From a region of the Macrobrachium nipponense isolate FS-2020 chromosome 20, ASM1510439v2, whole genome shotgun sequence genome:
- the LOC135224800 gene encoding uncharacterized protein LOC135224800, whose translation MVPMECARLALCLLCVVSHQALGGKISFPGAEVTHTPAHTDIAEPTHEISESSDRGTYTFPDGKKQDVLQVSETGALTPESRGFWDTDFLQKLTGLFSGGEERTKPPARQGLRPEPLPPQLFNKNRRQGIHINRQVPSRKPAITKPQNIPYFQSPFQRPTHDQSIPKDAVASPTNNNLIHLPPPPPPPPSTAVTVPRVQPVTNFPYKYVTPSGASLQSPSNYLQPPSIAAPPRIDIPPKNFNIKPTPGKLIKTKKPLTFGQPDLLGAFSNNPRPQVSLPAKPVHQQVQRLQNRLPLHKSSSKPKPTDIIQLPHPRPAPKPQKQHPRPPPQPQRIDVHAAKPTAIQKKPTHLNFNPSPQEGSMLADAFQPVFVASPNMDDLGNDIMKPMHIASARSLPTTTTKPPPVMRDFFEDF comes from the coding sequence gcACTTGGCGGGAAAATTTCGTTCCCAGGGGCGGAAGTTACACATACTCCAGCACACACTGACATAGCAGAGCCTACCCATGAAATTAGTGAATCGTCAGACAGGGGGACCTACACCTTTCCAGATGGCAAAAAACAGGATGTACTTCAAGTCTCTGAAACCGGTGCCTTGACACCAGAGTCTCGTGGTTTTTGGGATACTGATTTCTTGCAGAAATTAACTGGACTGTTTAGCGGAGGTGAGGAACGAACCAAACCACCAGCTCGTCAAGGCTTAAGACCAGAACCTCTTCCCCCTCAGCTTTTCAACAAAAATCGACGTCAAGGAATTCATATTAATCGACAAGTTCCAAGTCGCAAGCCTGCTATTACTAAACCACAGAATATTCCATATTTTCAGTCTCCTTTCCAAAGGCCTACACACGATCAATCTATACCAAAAGATGCAGTGGCTTCACCCACAAATAACAATCTAATCCATTTgccccctccacctcctccccctccatccACAGCTGTTACTGTCCCCCGGGTTCAGCCAGTTACCAATTTCCCTTATAAATATGTTACACCAAGTGGAGCATCACTTCAGTCTCCAAGCAACTATTTGCAGCCTCCTTCTATTGCAGCACCGCCCAGAATAGACATTCCACCTAAGAATTTCAATATCAAGCCAACCCCTGGCAAACTAATTAAGACTAAGAAGCCATTGACCTTTGGACAGCCAGATTTGCTCGGTGCTTTCAGTAATAATCCCAGGCCTCAAGTTAGTCTACCTGCAAAACCAGTCCACCAGCAAGTACAGCgtctccagaaccgtctgccattACACAAATCATCTTCTAAACCTAAACCGACAGATATTATTCAGCTACCTCATCCAAGACCAGCACCCAAACCTCAAAAGCAGCACCCTAGACCACCCCCACAGCCGCAACGAATTGACGTGCATGCTGCAAAACCCACAGCTATACAGAAGAAACCAACGCACCTTAACTTCAACCCTAGCCCGCAAGAGGGCAGCATGTTAGCTGACGCTTTTCAGCCAGTATTCGTCGCCTCTCCCAACATGGATGACTTGGGTAATGACATTATGAAACCAATGCACATTGCTTCCGCTCGTTCATTACCCACGACCACCACAAAACCACCGCCAGTCATGCGGGATTTCTTCGAAGATTTCTAG